The following proteins are co-located in the Amphiprion ocellaris isolate individual 3 ecotype Okinawa chromosome 7, ASM2253959v1, whole genome shotgun sequence genome:
- the LOC111589093 gene encoding extracellular calcium-sensing receptor-like isoform X2 — protein MGWITVIFFTLLTRTKSENQTCKVIGRTGFMEFSKEGDLMIGGVFSMTSTRKLVDNGYQKFPYSYCIKWNDRELRFARTMIFTVREINRDATLLPGVSLGYRVYNGCGSENLILAAVEAVNGEDSRGCSDKIQALLGHSSSGVSTAINRMLSSLSIPQVSHLSTCACLSDKRQYPTFFRTVPSDRFQITGLVQLMKYFDWRWVGIIYSPGLYSEEEDLRTVSSDYTDVAFFREENNVYKAVYLVAYALHALLKCENGSNPTTGKPCVTKNEVQPKLVLEHIKYVNFTTANGAKVFFDENGDSIAQYDLVNWQMKDDGSAEIVNIGQYDTSFPEGEKLKLKKDTKIVWGGNYNEMPRSVCREPCPPGTRKAINKNKPVCCFDCFECPEGTISNQTNSPDCMICPPEFWPNEKRDRCLPKPTEYLSYKEIMGALLTGFGLTGVFLSLLISIIFLTHKETPIVRANNSELSFLLLLSLKLCFLCSLTFIGRPSEWSCMLRHTAFGITFVLCISCVLGKTIVVLMAFRATLPGSNVMKWFGPAQQRLSVLTFTLIQVVICILWLTINPPFPRMNMKYYKEKIILECALGSAVGFWAVLGYIGLLAVLCFILAFLARKLPDSFNEAKLITFSMLIFCAVWIAFIPAYVSSPGKFTVAVEIFAILASSFGLLVCIFVPKCYIIIFRPEQNSKKHLMGKIPPRTL, from the exons ATGGGTTGGATCACTGTTATCTTTTTCACCCTGCTGACGAGGACAAAGTCAGAAAACCAAACATGCAAAGTGATCGGGCGGACAGGGTTCATGGAATTCTCTAAGGAAGGTGATCTTATGATTGGAGGAGTTTTCTCTATGACTAGTACACGGAAACTGGTAGATAACGGCTACCAGAAATTTCCGTATAGTTACTGCATAAA GTGGAACGACAGGGAATTGAGGTTTGCCAGGACAATGATTTTTACTGTGAGGGAGATCAACAGAGACGCAACGCTCCTTCCTGGAGTGAGTCTGGGCTACAGGGTGTACAATGGCTGTGGGAGTGAAAACCTGATACTAGCAGCTGTAGAAGCTGTGAATGGAGAGGATTCGAGGGGCTGCAGCGATAAGATCCAGGCTCTCTTAGGCCATTCGTCTTCTGGAGTGAGCACAGCCATAAACAGAATGCTGAGCTCGCTATCAATCCCACAA GTGAGCCATCTTTCCACCTGTGCTTGTttaagtgacaaaagacagtacCCCACATTCTTCAGGACGGTGCCAAGCGATCGCTTCCAAATCACTGGCCTGGTGCAGCTTATGAAGTACTTTGACTGGCGCTGGGTGGGGATTATTTATTCTCCAGGTTTATACTCAGAAGAAG AGGATCTACGGACGGTCTCCAGTGACTACACAGATGTGGCATTTTTCAGGGAAGAGAATAACGTGTATAAAGCTGTGTACTTGGTAGCTTATGCCCTGCATGCACTACTGAAATGCGAAAATGGCTCAAATCCTACTACAGGGAAACCCTGTGTGACCAAGAATGAAGTTCAGCCTAAGTTA GTGCTGGAACATATAAAATATGTGAATTTCACAACAGCGAATGGcgcaaaggttttctttgatgAAAATGGTGACTCCATTGCCCAGTATGACTTAGTAAACTGGCAGATGAAAGACGATGGTTCTGCTGAAATCGTAAATATTGGCCAATATGATACCTCGTTTCCAGAGGGGGAAAAACTCAAACTGAAAAAGGACACTAAAATAGTTTGGGGAGGAAACTATAATGAG ATGCCGAGGTCTGTGTGCAGAGAGCCGTGTCCACCAGGGACTCGAAAAGCCATAAACAAGAATAAGCCTGTGTGCTGCTTTGACTGCTTTGAGTGCCCTGAGGGAACAATTAGTAATCAGACAA ATTCTCCAGACTGTATGATTTGTCCGCCTGAATTCTGGCCAAATGAAAAGAGAGATCGCTGTCTTCCGAAACCTACTGAATATCTTTCCTACAAAGAGATCATGGGGGCACTTCTAACTGGTTTTGGTTTAACTGGTGTATTTTTATCTCTTCTGATATCAATAATATTCTTGACTCATAAGGAGACTCCCATTGTCAGAGCCAACAACTCTGAGCTGAGcttcctgctgctcctctcaTTAAAACTGTGCTTCCTGTGCTCTCTGACCTTCATCGGTCGACCCTCTGAGTGGTCCTGCATGCTGAGACACACAGCGTTCGGCATCACCTTCGTCCTCTGCATCTCATGTGTTCTGGGGAAAACAATAGTGGTGTTGATGGCCTTCAGGGCGACTCTTCCAGGCAGTAATGTGATGAAATGGTTCGGACCTGCACAGCAGAGACTCAGTGTTCTGACTTTTACCCTCATTCAGGTTGTGATTTGCATTCTTTGGCTGACTATAAACCCACCATTCCCAAGGATGAACATGAAGTACTATAAAGAGAAGATCATCTTAGAGTGTGCCTTGGGTTCTGCTGTCGGATTCTGGGCTGTGCTGGGTTATATCGGACTCCTTGCTGTCTTGTGTTTTATACTTGCTTTTCTTGCAAGGAAGTTGCCGGACAGCTTTAATGAGGCCAAACTGATCACCTTCAGCATGTTGATATTCTGTGCAGTGTGGATTGCGTTTATCCCAGCGTATGTCAGCTCTCCTGGGAAGTTCACTGTAGCTGTGGAGATATTTGCTATTCTGGCCTCCAGCTTTGGTTTGcttgtgtgcatttttgttcCAAAATGCTATATAATTATATTCAGGCCAGAACAAAATTCAAAAAAGCATTTGATGGGGAAAATACCACCGAGAACTCTTTAG
- the LOC118469644 gene encoding uncharacterized protein LOC118469644, whose protein sequence is MTTVTFVFLTLFTWLASSGTWLSQCGHHEETASRSASCKNAVIHISDKTNLTRNRYSEMSIAFEEFSCMCFNGCPNLFKRVTVNAEKENWHVCKCTVQPFLVLFLSKTSGLLLTIETKYHNQSTDLSYRTICTSCLLLRSVADCAHIITPVLVYNKKTMDYFCICEVCDLEVKILQGFVHRGPRCGFSECLIFILSHIQVSSEGKRAYISIFCVKIPSSSAQCTKEAFLTPADGIKFPACRGRMKSVQPTDSSRWTGRCFLLAVLVLAVYTTRIKISSNRVSPVRDNNSTIVRLFAVTLSCFSPSLSIYQLSEFSIITVSLCCTLGRTVHVLIACKAAHTVMKHFSPAQQQQFIALPVTALCLWMTLCGSFSNKNMNYFSTDVLAEDNVGSALRSWAVSGHVQLLVTLCCVFVSLPSLLQSILTKLNILNIVFHLQLVMCLQNSRIPTKYVLVIKISGLIQSFPLYH, encoded by the exons ATGACAACAGTCACGTTTGTCTTCTTAACTCTGTTCACTTGGCTGGCGTCCTCTGGTACGTGGCTCAGTCAGTGTGGACATCATGAAGAAACAGCGTCCCGAAGTGCATCATGTAAGAATGCTGTCATTCATATCAGTgacaaaacaaacctgacaCGTAATAG ATATTCTGAAATGAGTATTGCTTTTGAGGAGTTTTCCTGCATGTGCTTTAATGGATGTCCAAACCTGTTTAAAAGAGTTACTGTGAATGCAGAAAAGGAAAACTGGCATGTCTGCAAATGTACAGTTCAGCCGTTTTTGGTACTTTTCCTGTCTAAGACAAGCGGTCTTCTGCTTACAATAGAG ACAAAGTATCATAATCAAAGCACAGACCTCAGTTACAGAACTATCTGTACTTCATGTCTCCTGCTGAGATCTGTGGCTGACTGCGCCCACATCATTACACCTGTTCTAGTGTACAACAAGAAAACGATGGATTATTTCTGCATCTGCGAGGTGTGCGACCTTGAGGTCAAAATCTTACAAGGCTTTGTGCACAGAGGACCTAGATGTGGATTTTCAGAATGCCTTATCTTTATACTGTCTCACATCCAAGTGTCCTCTGAAGGGAAGAGAGCTTACATCAGCATTTTCTGTgtgaag ATACCATCCAGTTCAGCGCAGTGTACAAAAGAAGCATTTCTAACACCAGCAG ATGGCATTAAATTCCCTGCTTGCAGAGGAAGGATGAAGAGCGTGCAGCCCACAGACTCCAGCAGATGGACTGGGAGATGTTTTCTGTTGGCTGTGTTGGTGCTTGCAGTCTATACGACAAGAATCAAAATATCATCAAACAGAGTCAGTCCTGTTCGTGACAATAATTCCACAATTGTGAGGCTTTTTGCAGTGACACTGAGCTGCTTTTCACCATCACTCTCCATCTACCAGCTGTCTGAGTTTTCCATTATCACTGTCAGCCTCTGCTGTACTCTGGGGAGAACTGTACATGTGTTAATTGCCTGCAAGGCTGCTCATACTGTCATGAAACACTTCAGTcctgcacagcagcagcaatttATAGCTCTACCTGTCACTGCGTTGTGTCTCTGGATGACTTTGTGTGGTTCTTTCTCAAATAAGAACATGAACTACTTTTCTACAGATGTACTTGCCGAGGATAATGTGGGATCAGCACTAAGATCTTGGGCTGTATCGGGGCACGTACAGCTTCTAGTTACtttgtgctgtgtgtttgtttccctTCCCAGTTTGTTACAGTCCATCCTgactaaactgaatattttgaacATCGTCTTTCATCTGCAACTGGTTATGTGTCTACAGAATTCAAGGATACCAACAAAGTATGTGCTGGTTATTAAGATCAGTGGATTAATTCAAAGCTTTCCTCTGTACCATTAA
- the LOC111589093 gene encoding extracellular calcium-sensing receptor-like isoform X1 — protein MGWITVIFFTLLTRTKSENQTCKVIGRTGFMEFSKEGDLMIGGVFSMTSTRKLVDNGYQKFPYSYCIKWNDRELRFARTMIFTVREINRDATLLPGVSLGYRVYNGCGSENLILAAVEAVNGEDSRGCSDKIQALLGHSSSGVSTAINRMLSSLSIPQVSHLSTCACLSDKRQYPTFFRTVPSDRFQITGLVQLMKYFDWRWVGIIYSPGLYSEEGTADFVKYAKKEGICVEYRLPYSLTSTKKFHVITAMLRESSSKVILMFMSFYYAKSFLAKIEAYNITGKQWVGSESWITQADLASVGTKHILHGAMGFALPQASIPGLGDFLLSLKPSDEPQSDIIKAFWEKFFDCSFSPSNTSTLCTGTEDLRTVSSDYTDVAFFREENNVYKAVYLVAYALHALLKCENGSNPTTGKPCVTKNEVQPKLVLEHIKYVNFTTANGAKVFFDENGDSIAQYDLVNWQMKDDGSAEIVNIGQYDTSFPEGEKLKLKKDTKIVWGGNYNEMPRSVCREPCPPGTRKAINKNKPVCCFDCFECPEGTISNQTNSPDCMICPPEFWPNEKRDRCLPKPTEYLSYKEIMGALLTGFGLTGVFLSLLISIIFLTHKETPIVRANNSELSFLLLLSLKLCFLCSLTFIGRPSEWSCMLRHTAFGITFVLCISCVLGKTIVVLMAFRATLPGSNVMKWFGPAQQRLSVLTFTLIQVVICILWLTINPPFPRMNMKYYKEKIILECALGSAVGFWAVLGYIGLLAVLCFILAFLARKLPDSFNEAKLITFSMLIFCAVWIAFIPAYVSSPGKFTVAVEIFAILASSFGLLVCIFVPKCYIIIFRPEQNSKKHLMGKIPPRTL, from the exons ATGGGTTGGATCACTGTTATCTTTTTCACCCTGCTGACGAGGACAAAGTCAGAAAACCAAACATGCAAAGTGATCGGGCGGACAGGGTTCATGGAATTCTCTAAGGAAGGTGATCTTATGATTGGAGGAGTTTTCTCTATGACTAGTACACGGAAACTGGTAGATAACGGCTACCAGAAATTTCCGTATAGTTACTGCATAAA GTGGAACGACAGGGAATTGAGGTTTGCCAGGACAATGATTTTTACTGTGAGGGAGATCAACAGAGACGCAACGCTCCTTCCTGGAGTGAGTCTGGGCTACAGGGTGTACAATGGCTGTGGGAGTGAAAACCTGATACTAGCAGCTGTAGAAGCTGTGAATGGAGAGGATTCGAGGGGCTGCAGCGATAAGATCCAGGCTCTCTTAGGCCATTCGTCTTCTGGAGTGAGCACAGCCATAAACAGAATGCTGAGCTCGCTATCAATCCCACAA GTGAGCCATCTTTCCACCTGTGCTTGTttaagtgacaaaagacagtacCCCACATTCTTCAGGACGGTGCCAAGCGATCGCTTCCAAATCACTGGCCTGGTGCAGCTTATGAAGTACTTTGACTGGCGCTGGGTGGGGATTATTTATTCTCCAGGTTTATACTCAGAAGAAGGTACGGCTGACTTTGTTAAGTATGCAAAGAAAGAGGGCATATGTGTTGAATACAGGCTGCCTTACTCATTGACAAGCACGAAAAAGTTTCATGTTATTACAGCCATGCTCAGGGAATCCTCGTCCAAAGTGATCCTgatgtttatgtccttttacTATGCAAAGTCTTTCCTGGCAAAAATTGAAGCTTACAACATAACCGGAAAGCAGTGGGTTGGCAGTGAGTCTTGGATCACACAAGCAGACCTGGCTTCTGTtggcacaaaacacattttgcatGGGGCTATGGGCTTTGCTCTCCCTCAGGCATCCATACCGGGTCTTGGTGATTTCTTACTCAGCCTGAAACCTTCTGATGAACCACAGAGTGATATCATTAAAGCTTTCTGGGAGAAATTCTTTGACTGCAGCTTCTCTCCGTCAAACACCTCGACTTTGTGTACTGGTACAGAGGATCTACGGACGGTCTCCAGTGACTACACAGATGTGGCATTTTTCAGGGAAGAGAATAACGTGTATAAAGCTGTGTACTTGGTAGCTTATGCCCTGCATGCACTACTGAAATGCGAAAATGGCTCAAATCCTACTACAGGGAAACCCTGTGTGACCAAGAATGAAGTTCAGCCTAAGTTA GTGCTGGAACATATAAAATATGTGAATTTCACAACAGCGAATGGcgcaaaggttttctttgatgAAAATGGTGACTCCATTGCCCAGTATGACTTAGTAAACTGGCAGATGAAAGACGATGGTTCTGCTGAAATCGTAAATATTGGCCAATATGATACCTCGTTTCCAGAGGGGGAAAAACTCAAACTGAAAAAGGACACTAAAATAGTTTGGGGAGGAAACTATAATGAG ATGCCGAGGTCTGTGTGCAGAGAGCCGTGTCCACCAGGGACTCGAAAAGCCATAAACAAGAATAAGCCTGTGTGCTGCTTTGACTGCTTTGAGTGCCCTGAGGGAACAATTAGTAATCAGACAA ATTCTCCAGACTGTATGATTTGTCCGCCTGAATTCTGGCCAAATGAAAAGAGAGATCGCTGTCTTCCGAAACCTACTGAATATCTTTCCTACAAAGAGATCATGGGGGCACTTCTAACTGGTTTTGGTTTAACTGGTGTATTTTTATCTCTTCTGATATCAATAATATTCTTGACTCATAAGGAGACTCCCATTGTCAGAGCCAACAACTCTGAGCTGAGcttcctgctgctcctctcaTTAAAACTGTGCTTCCTGTGCTCTCTGACCTTCATCGGTCGACCCTCTGAGTGGTCCTGCATGCTGAGACACACAGCGTTCGGCATCACCTTCGTCCTCTGCATCTCATGTGTTCTGGGGAAAACAATAGTGGTGTTGATGGCCTTCAGGGCGACTCTTCCAGGCAGTAATGTGATGAAATGGTTCGGACCTGCACAGCAGAGACTCAGTGTTCTGACTTTTACCCTCATTCAGGTTGTGATTTGCATTCTTTGGCTGACTATAAACCCACCATTCCCAAGGATGAACATGAAGTACTATAAAGAGAAGATCATCTTAGAGTGTGCCTTGGGTTCTGCTGTCGGATTCTGGGCTGTGCTGGGTTATATCGGACTCCTTGCTGTCTTGTGTTTTATACTTGCTTTTCTTGCAAGGAAGTTGCCGGACAGCTTTAATGAGGCCAAACTGATCACCTTCAGCATGTTGATATTCTGTGCAGTGTGGATTGCGTTTATCCCAGCGTATGTCAGCTCTCCTGGGAAGTTCACTGTAGCTGTGGAGATATTTGCTATTCTGGCCTCCAGCTTTGGTTTGcttgtgtgcatttttgttcCAAAATGCTATATAATTATATTCAGGCCAGAACAAAATTCAAAAAAGCATTTGATGGGGAAAATACCACCGAGAACTCTTTAG